cagcatgcccgtatccgaatagtgtatgttggagttgtcacaaaccagggcatcgtgcaattagttgttcgtcgaagagtggtagttccggggcagggtcagggtcaggggcgcgttcagcatcagctggagggtcaaatgcctcgagtgggcagaagaggaagaaccctccaatagcagaggctagagcttttcagatgtcagttgagaatgctgtggcaaccgacgaagtgatcaccggtatgtttctaatcaactcaatacctgctcgtgtattgtttgattgtggtgccaataggtgttttatgtccctagatttctatgctaagttgaatttaccagctaatgtgttacccaagccggttagtgtagaagtagccgatggtaagatcacaccagtcacaacatatgtgtctgggatttgtatagagattgaagggaagtctttcccggtgacttgtttagtgttacctattcctagctttgatgtagtattaggaatggattggttgagctcgcttagggctaatattaagtgtgataggaaaatgattacctttcgtttgaccgatggaacccgtgttgtggcccgaggggagcggggcgggtataattttccgttgataaccatgatgaaagcgaaaaagtcgatggaaaagggttgtgattcgtttcttgcgtatgtgattgatgcaaagaaagaaaagaaaacagtggccgatattctgatagtatcagaatttcccgaagtgttcccagatgagttaccaggtctgccgccggtaagggaagttgaatataagattgaattggttcctggaacaactccagttgcaaaagctccataccaattagcgccatctgaaatccgtgaaatgatgtcacagattcaagaactattagatcgtgggtttatccgaccgagttcttcaccgtggggtgctccagtattgtttgttaaaaagaaagatgggtcaatgcgtatgtgtattgattatcgtgaattgaacaaaagaacagtaaagaataagatccgttacctcgaatagatgatttgttcgatcagttacagggtgcttcattattttctaagatagacttatgatccggatatcatcaggttcgtgttgctgaatcagatataccgaaaacagcgttcaaaacaaggtatggtcattatgaatttcttgtcatgccttttgggttgacgaatgcgccagcagtcttcatggatctaatgaatagagtgtgtcgtccattcttagataagtttgtgattgtgtttattgatgacatattggtgtattcgaaaacagagagtgaacatgctgaacatctgaggttggttttgaacttgttaaaacgtgagcaactatttgcaaaattttcaaagtgtgaattttggttacgtgaagtgcagtttttgggtcatgtgatttgtaccgagggtataaaagttgatccgacaaagatagaagcggtaatgaattggaattctccgaagactccgactgagattaagagttttctgggattggctgggtattatcgcaggtttatcaaagatttttctaaattagcgggtccgttgactaagttgactcgtaaagatgtagcctttcgatggactgatgaacaggaaaaggcttttcagattttgaaacagctactgtgtcaggcaccagtgttagctttaccagaagattcagacgacttcgtggtatactgtgatgcatcctatgccgggttgggttgtgtattaatgcaaagagataaagtaatcgcctatgcctcgcgacagttgaaagttcatgagaagaattatccagtgcatgatcttgaaatggctgcagtagtgtttgctttgaaactgtggagacactatttgtatggaacccattgtgttatatgtacagatcacaagagtttgcagtatatcttctcacagaaagaattgagtatgcgtcagagacgatggcaagagttgatcaaagattacgattgtgaaattaaataccatccgggtaaggcaaatgtggttgcagatgcgctaagtcgtaaaaagtcaagtgaaaatgtgaaatttcttagtttgaatataacttcaaatttgattaacagcttaaaaaccattcaggcctgtgctttagaggacgaacatattaaatctgaacaaatgaccaaaagaaaagtggacttaattgatgactcacgtggactaaagaccttaaacaatcgtgtttgggtgcctaagcttggagatttgagggatttaatcatgacgaaagctcacaaatccagattgacagtacatccgggtagtaataagatgtatcatgatttgaaagcagtgtattggtggccgacaatgaaaacagatatcgctcgatatgttgaaaagtgtcatatatgtgcgcaagtgaaggcagaacatcagaaaccttatggttcgctacgtcagttacagattccagagtggaaatgggaacatataacgatggattttgtgaccaaattacctcgaactcagaaacgacatgatatgatttgggtaatagtggatcgtctaactaaaagtgctcattttcttgctactcgtgagacagcttcgttaagtgagttagccgatttgtatgtgaaagaaatagttagtcgacatggtgtgccgttatcgatcgtttcagacagagattccagatttgtgtcaaatttttggaacagtcttcaacaaaatttgggtacacgtgtgaatttaagtacagcttatcatcctcagacagatggtcagagtgaaagaacgatacaaactttgaaggatatgttaagggcttgtgtgttagaatacggtggttcgtgggatacacatttaccgttggtcgaattcgcgtataataattcatatcattcgagtataggaatgccgccctatgaaatgttgtacggtcgtcgttgcagaactccgacttgttggttagaagccggggagaagcagtttgcaggtcccgaaattgttcaaatgacagctgaaaaagttgcaattgcgagagaaaagttgaaagccgctagagataggcagaaaatgtatgctgatccgcgtagacgtccggtaacttttagtgtgggtgaacgagtgtatctgaaagtttcgccgtggaaaggggttatcagattcggtaaacgtggtaagttagcaccgagatttattggtccatttctgatcagtgaagtgttgaatgatcagactgtggtgctagatcttccgccagagttagccggtattcataatacatttaacgtgtgttatcttcgaaagtgtaaagtcgatgatgaaacacaacttcttcctttagaagatttaagggtcgatttgaataagaaattggtggaagagccggtccgtgtagttgaccgaaaggtgactaagttgagaaataaagagataccgatggtattgatcgagtggaaacacagtttgggttctaatcttacgtgggaaacggaagagttgatgagaaaccgctatccttatttgtttgaccaagaccagatttcgaggacggaatctccttaaggggggtggatttgtaacagactgaaacccgggctagttgtaagttgtctatttttgcctttagggtttgtgcttagtcttaagtgctttttattttaattattttattagtattttaatataattgtgttgtgaccagtttgtgacaagggtcccagaacaggtttgtttattttatttggacctcgtttgggttacctaatcttgtgcgaaagatatcagataactggtaaatacccgtgtgttgtggggtatgaggttttaaccccaaattaagtgtgagaccagctaatttcctctcaattgctcctgaaccttcctctcactcactctcacctaacttcacctccttcaaacaaccctaaatcatttgatctcgaattaaagcttgattttggtgtcaaatcgttccttatgttgttgtgattctaacaaggtaaagtttatctgatttcgtgatcaaatcagtgtcaaaatgggtgttttagtcaagttttatgaaagtgggttttgatgtccaaattggttcaatttgttgttgtttgtacataaaagttgtgggtttatgtttctaaatgtttagtgtaaaagatgtaaccagttttgaggtcaaaaacgtgtccaaagttgagatttggtgattttgggttgaaacccgtcactttgctgctgttgcagctgatgaactaccatcggccgatggtcgttgaccatcgaccgatggtcgttgaccatcgaccgatggtgaggaagatcggccgatggacgagaccatcgaccgatggtgtatgatttctgaccagcggatgtaattttgacgatcgaccgattgggggagaccatcgaccgatggtgtgttgaagatcggccgatggatgggaccatcgaccgatggtcttagacagtgaaaattcttactaagtgtgaaattctagtcgttatgctgcccgtttgtattttagtgttcatgatgtaaattttgaaagtgcataagtgttaagcatgaaaattttagcggacgcaaatttttactaatttgctataattcgctgtcagtgtgtctaatcttgatgggaacactattctaacttggtttttgctgttctcaggagataaggacaaggaggaagctcagaaataataacggagcagttgctggtaattggtgagtgggtctatctacggatagagtttaagtagcatatcatgctactgtggttgactcttttaccatgcatagtgtaggaattgccatgatagaataatatcgtttgcctgatgttgtatgtgaattatgtgtacactgtgtgaatggcaccagtcgggcttagggagactggggactcgagaccgtgcctaggagaggttagagtccgtatgaggtcaaccgtgcctaggggaggttgggtccataggctactgattgtggagtatagtgtgaacgatgcatcccctgcatctggataactatactgtaaattgagtagcagggactatcggtagactcaggcccgatcagctgggagtcgtgtgctcgtacaagccgccgatcctcgtattgtcttattgtatgctagttgatagttagcatgtgttgttgttggtatatagcttgtgtgtggcttaagctatatctgttagatagattccattcacttagcggtgcgctaatcccccacatattctccccttgcaggtttaggtactgctagtcgggaagggtgctattgcagaagacatgtttgacaacccaactctgatgtggacttttgtataaatgatgttttgtgataacgtaacaccgttgtgtaaacttaaacgtaatgacgtgacttatattgtgtttattattaaagtcttccgctgtgttaaaaaaaaaaaaaaaaaaaatgggcgGTGTTACAAAAAAGGCGTCAATGAACCGACAACAGGAACCTGCCAGACATAGTTCTTACGCAAAAGATGGATTCAGTATACCAGATTTGAACCAAGAACCTGCCAGACATGGTTCTTATGTACACCAAACTTTTTTCTCGCCTATCCCATTATTAGATAAAATTCCAGAAATGTTTCGACCGTACGTAACAAACATACACAATGTAGAAGATGACGGTAATTGCGGATTTAGATCAGTAGCTTCAACTCTCGGTTTTCATGAAGATCGTTGGCCACAAATTAGAATGGAGTTGCTTGATGAGATATTAATGCATAAAGAAATATACATTGAAATGTTTGGAGAAAGTGAATTGTTCAAAATTTATGAGGCGATCAATCTTCCTCCAAATGCTAAAGCCGTTTGGAAGTATTGGATGATTATGCCTGATATGGGTTATCTAATTTCTTCAAGGTACAATGTGGTATTGTTATTTTTGAGCAATGAAGGACATACAACATGTTTACCGCTTTGGACCAGTCCACCCGAGTCGCAACAACATGTTATATGTGTAATTGCTCGCATAAATGGTAACCA
This genomic window from Rutidosis leptorrhynchoides isolate AG116_Rl617_1_P2 chromosome 2, CSIRO_AGI_Rlap_v1, whole genome shotgun sequence contains:
- the LOC139889911 gene encoding uncharacterized protein, whose translation is MGGVTKKASMNRQQEPARHSSYAKDGFSIPDLNQEPARHGSYVHQTFFSPIPLLDKIPEMFRPYVTNIHNVEDDGNCGFRSVASTLGFHEDRWPQIRMELLDEILMHKEIYIEMFGESELFKIYEAINLPPNAKAVWKYWMIMPDMGYLISSRYNVVLLFLSNEGHTTCLPLWTSPPESQQHVICVIARINGNHFVKVDLHGYYPIPPTHPQRNTYKYDGEWESPYKNQQDIYIQRRHSNYKYYFVDLD